The following are encoded together in the Ascochyta rabiei chromosome 19, complete sequence genome:
- a CDS encoding 3-dehydroquinate dehydratase (3-dehydroquinase): MAGNGASTTPTKVAILGKDSIVVDYGLWQSYVADDLVRHIPSSTYVLITDTNIGSTYIPTFEKAFSAAASACATPPRLLTYTIPPGENSKSRNTKGVVEDWLLSQGCTRDTVIIALGGGVIGDMIGFVAATYMRGIKFVQVPTTLLAMVDSSIGGKTAIDTPAGKNLVGAFWQPERIYIDLQFLETLPKREVINGMAEVVKTAAIWDEREFTTLEGNADTILAALDQKPDGGRRSFDSIAHILKRIVLGSVRVKAEVVSADEREGGLRNLLNFGHSIGHAFEAILTPQILHGEAVAIGMVKEAELARYLGVLDPSAVARLTKCIASYGLPTSLADKTVRRRTANKHCPVDELIKIMAVDKKNSGSIKKVVLLSGIGRTHEKKASTVADRDIKIVLSPSISVHPGVPRHLTTTCTPPGSKSISNRVLVLAALGSGSCRISNLLHSDDTQVMLDALAKMQGASFSWENDGKELVVTGNGGNLKATNDDLYLGNAGTAARFLTSVTALAQPVEGVTSTIVTGNARMKERPIGPLVKSLRTMGIDIDYQENQGSLPLRISACGGFGASEGEKAFTGEIELAATVSSQYVSSILLCAPYSKKPVTLRLVGGKPISQPYIDMTITMMASFGVQVEKSSTEANTYQIPNKPYTNPGEYVVESDASSATYPLAIAAITGTTCTVPNIGSSSLQGDARFAVEVLRPMGCRVEQSATSTTVTGPPSGQLKAVKEIDMEPMTDAFLTASVLAAVASSNGASTATRIYGIANQRVKECNRIQAMEDELAKFGVTCRQFDDGIEVDGRGYQLDAPKEGIHCYDDHRVAMSFAVLALVAPKPVLILEKDCTGKTWPGYWDSLNQIFKAKLDGVELPHRSIQDSRIGSTVKDKSIFFIGMRGAGKTTTGGWAARILGWPLIDLDTALEQHLGMTIPEIIKQQGWEGFRAEELKILQKTMKEKPTGHVFACGGGIVEIPEARKIFVDYQKSNGVVLLVSRDITRVMDFLQIDTTRPAYVEDMMGVWLRRKPWYLECSNYLVNSQSSDSTGFVRALEDFGRLLKMITGRTSALQSIRKRQQSFFVCLSAPQIQPLQEDLPEITVGADAVELRVDLLEDPKSPEGLPPPEFVIEQLTALRQATSLPVIFTIRTRLQGGRFPDEAYNEARELYQTALRLGCEFLDLEMTMPEYILREVTEQKGYTSIIASHHDPRGELSWDNGSWIQYYNRALQYGHVIKLVGVAKSLKDNFALAEFKSWAESAHPVPIIAINMGEHGKLSRILNGFMTPVSHPLLPSATAPGQLTAADIRRGLSLMGEIQPKKFYIFGSPVQQSPSPRLHNRLFLETGLPHNYAIVETADTTPIADIIRAPDFGGASVTIPLKQDVTPLLDGIGPEVEVIGALNTIVPEVSIDESTGKEITRLVGRNTDYLGMVLVLKNAGDQRLPGEQHSGLVIGGGGTSRAAIYALHEMQYSPIFLLGRNIGKMEKLQAAFPAEYDICVIKTTSDVEALERLPTVAIGTIPADKPIDPSIRETLCALFEKAKTSENTGHMTLLEMAYKPSVTALIQLARDAGWKTVNGLEVLVGQGVHQFEYWTGIKPLYAIARTGGGLEWLLNVYGARLL, encoded by the exons ATGGCGGGCAACGGAGCGTCTACGACGCCGACCAAGGTGGCCATCCTGGGCAAGGACTCGATTGTCGTCGACTACGGGCTCTGGCAGAGCTACGTCGCCGACGACCTGGTCCGGCACATTCCCTCGTCCACGTACGTGCTCATCACCGACACCAACATTGGCTCGACGTACATCCCCACGTTCGAAAAGGCGTTCAGCGCCGCCGCCTCGGCCTGCGCCACCCCGCCGCGCCTGCTGACCTACACCATCCCCCCCGGCGAGAACTCCAAGTCGCGCAACACAAAGGGCGTCGTCGAGGACTGGCTGCTGTCGCAGGGATGCACCCGCGACACCGTCATCATCGCCCTGGGCGGCGGCGTCATTGGCGACATGATCGGCTTCGTCGCTGCCACCTACATGCGGGGCATCAAGTTTGTCCAGGTGCCCACCACGCTGCTGGCCATGGTCGACTCGAGCATCGGCGGCAAGACCGCCATCGACACCCCGGCCGGCAAGAATCTCGTCGGTGCTTTCTGGCAGCCTGAGCGCATCTACATCGACCTGCAGTTCCTCGAAACGCTGCCCAAGCGCGAGGTCATCAACGGCATGGCCGAAGTCGTCAAGACCGCAGCCATCTGGGACGAGAGGGAATTTACCACGCTCGAGGGCAATGCAGACACCATACTCGCAGCGCTCGACCAGAAGCCCGATGGCGGTAGACGCAGCTTCGACAGCATTGCACACATACTGAAGCGCATCGTGCTCGGCTCTGTGCGCGTCAAGGCCGAAGTCGTCTCTGCCGACGAACGTGAGGGCGGCCTGCGCAATTTGCTGAACTTTGGTCACTCCATTGGCCACGCGTTCGAGGCCATCCTCACGCCTCAGATCCTGCACGGCGAAGCAGTCGCCATTGGCATGGTCAAAGAAGCAGAGCTCGCGCGCTACCTGGGCGTGCTGGACCCCTCTGCTGTTGCACGTTTGACAAAGTGCATAGCCAGTTACGGCCTCCCTACCTCGCTCGCAGACAAAACGGTGCGTAGACGGACGGCAAACAAGCACTGTCCGGTTGATGAGCTCATCAAAATTATGGCTGTCGACAAGAAGAACTCGGGCAGCATCAAGAAGGTCGTCCTTCTCTCCGGCATCGGCCGTACACACGAGAAGAAGGCTAGCACCGTTGCCGACCGCGACATAAAGATCGTGCTCTCGCCCAGCATATCAGTGCACCCTGGCGTTCCTCGTCATCTCACCACCACGTGCACCCCACCAGGATCCAAGAGCATCTCCAACAGAGTTCTGGTCCTCGCTGCGCTTGGAAGCGGATCCTGCCGCATCAGCAATCTTTTGCATTCCGACGATACTCAAGTCATGTTGGACGCGCTTGCGAAAATGCAAGGCGCAAGCTTCTCGTGGGAAAATGACGGCAAGGAACTTGTCGTCACTGGAAATGGTGGCAATCTAAAGGCGACCAACGACGACCTTTACCTTGGAAATGCTGGCACAGCAGCACGCTTTCTGACATCAGTTACCGCACTTGCACAGCCGGTTGAAGGCGTCACGTCGACCATCGTTACCGGCAACGCAAGGATGAAAGAGCGCCCGATCGGTCCGCTTGTCAAGTCGCTGCGAACCATGGGCATTGACATCGACTACCAAGAGAACCAAGGCAGCTTGCCCTTGCGCATCTCAGCCTGCGGCGGCTTTGGTGCCAGCGAGGGAGAGAAAGCGTTCACTGGGGAAATCGAGCTTGCAGCGACTGTTTCCTCTCAGTATGTCTCGTCCATCCTGCTGTGCGCACCTTACTCCAAGAAGCCTGTGACTCTTCGCTTGGTCGGCGGTAAACCGATCTCGCAACCCTATATCGACATGACCATCACCATGATGGCTTCGTTCGGTGTTCAGGTCGAGAAGTCCTCTACTGAGGCAAACACCTACCAAATCCCAAACAAACCTTACACCAACCCTGGCGAATATGTTGTTGAGAGTGATGCCAGCTCGGCTACATATCCATTGGCCATTGCGGCCATCACAGGAACAACGTGTACTGTACCAAATATTGGTTCGAGCTCTTTGCAGGGAGATGCCCGCTTTGCGGTTGAAGTGCTGAGGCCTATGGGCTGCAGGGTTGAGCAGTCAGCCACTTCGACGACCGTGACTGGTCCGCCAAGTGGACAGCTCAAGGCCGTCAAGGAGATTGACATGGAGCCCATGACGGATGCCTTCCTGACCGCATCGGTATTGGCTGCTGTGGCGTCTTCGAACGGCGCCTCGACCGCGACACGTATCTACGGTATCGCCAACCAGCGTGTCAAAGAGTGCAACCGCATTCAGGCCATGGAGGACGAGCTTGCCAAGTTTGGCGTAACCTGCAGACAATTTGATGATGGCATTGAGGTTGATGGACGAGGTTACCAGCTCGATGCGCCCAAGGAAGGCATCCATTGCTACGATGACCATCGTGTTGCCATGAGTTTCGCTGTCCTTGCTTTGGTCGCACCTAAGCCTGTACTCATTCTTGAGAAAGATTGCACTGGCAAGACATGGCCCGGCTATTGGGACTCTCTAAATCAAATCTTCAAGGCCAAGCTCGATGGCGTTGAACTCCCACACAGGTCGATTCAAGATAGCAGGATTGGATCGACGGTGAAGGACAAGTCCATCTTCTTTATTGGCATGCGTGGTGCTGGCAAGACAACAACAGGCGGATGGGCTGCTCGTATCCTCGGATGGCCGCTCATTGACCTGGACACCGCGCTCGAGCAACACCTAGGAATGACCATTCCTGAAATTATCAAGCAGCAAGGATGGGAGGGCTTCCGAGCAGAAGAGCTCAAGATCCTGCAAAAGACTATGAAGGAGAAGCCAACCGGCCACGTTTTCGCCTGTGGTGGTGGGATTGTCGAGATTCCAGAGGCACGTAAGATCTTCGTTGACTATCAGAAGAGCAATGGCGTTGTTCTTCTGGTGTCTCGGGACATTACTAGGGTGATGGACTTCCTTCAGATCGACACAACACGGCCTGCTTACGTAGAGGATATGATGGGTGTTTGGCTGCGACGCAAACCTTGGTACTTGGAGTGCAGTAATTACCTGGTGAACAGCCAGAGCTCGGACTCCACAGGGTTTGTCAGGGCGCTAGAGGACTTTGGTCGCTTATTGAAGATGATTACAGGGAGGACATCAGCGCTGCAGTCGATACGGAAGAGACAACAGTCCTTTTTCGTCTGCCTTTCGGCACCGCAAATCCAGCCCTTGCAGGAAGACCTGCCAGAGATCACTGTGGGCGCAGATGCAGTAGAACTTCGAGTAGATCTACTCGAAGATCCCAAGTCACCAGAAGGGTTACCGCCACCTGAATTCGTCATTGAACAATTGACCGCACTTCGTCAGGCAACATCTTTACCAGTCATCTTCACAATACGAACCAGGCTGCAAGGCGGCAGGTTCCCGGACGAGGCTTACAACGAGGCTCGAGAATTGTACCAGACAGCACTTCGACTGGGGTGTGAATTTTTGGATCTTGAGATGACAATGCCCGAGTACATCCTCCGCGAGGTTACGGAACAGAAAGGTTATACAAGCATTATCGCCAGCCACCACGACCCCAGAGGTGAGTTAAGCTGGGACAATGGCTCGTGGATCCAATACTACAACCGGGCTTTGCAATACGGTCACGTCATCAAGCTTGTCGGTGTAGCCAAGTCACTGAAAGACAACTTTGCTCTTGCTGAGTTCAAGTCATGGGCAGAGTCCGCTCACCCTGTACCGATCATTGCCATCAACATGGGAGAGCACGGCAAGCTGAGTAGGATATTGAATGGCTTTATGACGCCGGTCTCCCATCCTCTACTTCCGTCTGCAACAGCTCCTGGTCAGCTGACTGCTGCCGATATTCGTCGTGGTCTGTCGTTGATGGGCGAGATCCAACCCAAGAAGTTCTACATTTTCGGTTCGCCGGTTCAGCAAAGTCCCAGTCCGCGCTTGCACAACAGACTTTTCCTCGAGACAGGATTGCCACACAATTACGCCATCGTTGAGACCGCTGACACGACGCCCATTGCGGATATCATCCGCGCACCAGACTTCGGTGGAGCTAGCGTCACCATACCCCTTAAGCAGGACGTGACTCCCTTGCTTGACGGCATTGGCCCTGAGGTGGAAGTTATCGGCGCCCTCAATACCATCGTGCCAGAAGTTTCGATCGACGAATCGACCGGCAAGGAAATCACGCGTCTTGTTGGCCGTAACACTGACTACCTTGGAATGGTCCTTGTTTTGAAGAATGCAGGTGACCAGCGCTTGCCCGGGGAGCAGCACTCTGGTCTTGTCATCGGCGGTGGAGGAACCAGTCGTGCAGCCATCTATGCTCTGCACGAAATGCAGTATAGTCCGATCTTCCTTCTTGGTCGCAACATCGGAAAGATGGAGAAGTTGCAAGCTGCCTTTCCCGCTGAATACGATATTTGCGTTATCAAGACCACGAGCGATGTCGAGGCATTAGAGCGCCTGCCTACTGTTGCTATTGGCACTATACCTGCTGACAAGCCCATCGACCCGAGCATTCGCGAGACATTGTGTGCATTGTTCGAGAAGGCCAAGACATCGGAGAACACTGGGCACATGACTCTGCTTGAGATGGCTTACAAGCCCTCAGTTACTGCGTTGATTCAGTTGGCCCGAGACGCTGGTTGGAAGACTGTCAATGGTCTTGAGGTCCTCGTTGGCCAAGGCGTACATCAGTTCGAGTATTGGACAGGAATCAAGCCGCTGTATGCGATTGCAAGG ACAGGAGGCGGTCTTGAGTGGTTACTAAACGTGTACGGTGCTAGATTGCTCTGA
- a CDS encoding Tryptophan--tRNA ligase, which translates to MTEPEPPSVAALSIAATAAEPVSKATAQEINPWDVQAATDADGNIQEFDYAAISAQWATKLIDDALLDRFERVTGHKPHRWLRRRLFFSHRDLELILDKYEKGEDFLLYTGRGPSSDAMHIGHTIPFEFTKWLQDVFDVPLVIMLTDDEKFLFKEKLKQPEVYQFARQNAKDIISIGFDPNKTFMYIDSEFFTSGFNRHFNLNATEFEKLITNNQVRGAFGFHGSTNIGSNAFAAKQCVAAFASSYPFIWGQDHKTYHRSKQLAAIPCLIPCAIDQDPYFRLVRENCSRMDQPSPKPALIHSKFLTALQGAGGKMSASNPNSAIFMSDTDKQIKKKINSHAFSGGQETLELQREKGGNPDIDVPYQYLAYFEDDDEKLLRLADEYRKGELTTGEMKKTCIDMMSQYVKRFQEARAKVTEETLDEFLRPRQLEWKGNPNVVKPKVEEKNEGEAAAVGADGQPMTKNQMKKLAKLAEQEKKKAEKAAAAAAKN; encoded by the coding sequence ATGACAGAGCCTGAGCCGCCCTCAGTGGCAGCTCTCAGCATCGCCGCTACAGCTGCAGAGCCCGTGTCCAAAGCCACGGCGCAGGAAATCAACCCCTGGGACGTACAGGCGGCCACCGACGCCGACGGCAACATCCAGGAGTTCGACTACGCAGCCATCTCCGCCCAGTGGGCCACCAAGCTCATCGACGATGCCCTCCTCGACCGCTTCGAGCGCGTCACGGGCCACAAGCCGCACCGCTGGCTGCGCCGACGCCTGTTCTTCTCCCACCGCGACCTCGAGCTGATCCTCGACAAGTACGAAAAGGGCGAGGACTTCCTGCTCTACACCGGACGCGGCCCCAGCAGCGATGCCATGCACATTGGCCACACCATCCCCTTCGAGTTCACAAAGTGGCTGCAGGATGTCTTCGACGTGCCCCTGGTCATCATGTTGACCGACGACGAAAAGTTCCTCTTCAAGGAGAAGCTGAAGCAGCCCGAGGTCTACCAGTTTGCCCGACAAAACGCAAAGGACATCATCTCCATTGGCTTCGACCCCAACAAGACCTTCATGTACATCGACTCCGAGTTCTTCACCTCGGGCTTCAACAGGCACTTCAATCTCAATGCTACCGAGTTCGAGAAGCTCATCACCAACAACCAGGTGCGCGGCGCTTTCGGCTTCCATGGATCCACCAACATCGGCAGCAATGCGTTCGCTGCCAAGCAGTGCGTTGCTGCCTTCGCCTCCTCCTACCCCTTCATCTGGGGACAAGACCACAAGACCTACCACCGCTCCAAGCAGCTCGCCGCCATTCCTTGCCTCATTCCCTGTGCCATCGACCAAGACCCTTACTTCCGCCTGGTTCGCGAAAACTGTAGCAGAATGGACCAGCCCTCGCCGAAGCCCGCCCTCATCCACTCCAAGTTCCTCACCGCGCTGCAAGGTGCAGGTGGCAAGATGAGCGCATCCAACCCCAATTCCGCCATCTTCATGAGCGATACCGACAAGCAGATCAAGAAAAAGATCAACTCTCACGCCTTCTCCGGCGGACAAGAGACGCTGGAGCTTCAGCGCGAGAAGGGCGGCAACCCCGACATCGATGTCCCGTACCAGTACCTCGCTTACttcgaagacgacgacgagaagCTGCTCAGACTCGCCGACGAGTACCGCAAGGGTGAGCTCACAACAGGGGAGATGAAGAAGACGTGCATCGACATGATGTCACAGTACGTGAAGAGATTCCAGGAGGCGAGAGCCAAGGTCACAGAGGAGACGCTCGACGAGTTCTTGCGCCCAAGGCAGCTGGAGTGGAAGGGCAACCCCAATGTGGTCAAGCCAAAGGTCGAAGAGAAGAACGAGGGcgaggcagcagcagtaggCGCAGATGGCCAGCCCATGACCAAGAATCAGATGAAGAAGCTTGCCAAACTCGCGGagcaggagaagaagaaggctgaGAAGGCGGCCGCAGCAGCTGCTAAAAACTAG
- a CDS encoding Aminodeoxychorismate lyase: MVKFYSSQETYAYSFPAVTLAYFLRYPNPYATHVLSTDTIARSYDPATQRLTTIRLHLKRSKLPAAVLRLLPKSLLGASATGDTQTYILEKSVVDVKEGWMDTESRNLEWTGVLSVVERQYFKRPEVPDEAKVFKGMEGAARRHGFLSFNKEGKGVKVQDNGETTEVVSSVTLHSHIGETWKRKREAANEAASTTSDEEPPKMGFLRSWGTAALQRNIEKIGLTRAQRSQPNAREGMKVVLERMREGGLVGVLEGMRQDREAILAGRSLLAPLAKPPSDDE, encoded by the coding sequence ATGGTCAAGTTCTACTCGTCCCAGGAGACCTACGCCTACTCCTTCCCAGCCGTCACCCTCGCCTACTTCCTGCGCTACCCGAATCCCTACGCAACCCACGTCCTCTCCACCGACACCATCGCCCGCTCCTACGACCCAGCCACCCAGCGCCTCACCACCATCCGCTTGCACCTCAAGCGCTCCAAGCTGCCCGCCGCCGTCCTCCGTCTTCTGCCCAAGTCGCTGCTTGGCGCTTCAGCCACCGGAGACACGCAGACCTACATCCTCGAAAAGAGTGTCGTAGATGTCAAGGAGGGATGGATGGACACCGAGTCCCGCAATCTCGAGTGGACGGGCGTGCTGTCTGTCGTCGAGCGCCAATACTTCAAACGCCCAGAGGTCCCCGACGAGGCCAAGGTGTTCAAGGGCATGGAGGGCGCCGCCCGCAGGCACGGATTCCTGTCCTTCAACAAGGAAGGCAAGGGCGTCAAGGTGCAAGACAATGGCGAGACCACTGAAGTCGTTTCCTCGGTCACCCTTCACTCTCACATCGGCGAGACCTGGAAGCGGAAGCGCGAGGCCGCCAACGAGGCTGCCTCCACCACCTCGGACGAAGAGCCGCCGAAGATGGGCTTCTTGAGGAGCTGGGGCACCGCAGCGCTGCAGCGCAACATTGAGAAGATTGGCCTGACCCGTGCGCAGCGCAGCCAGCCCAACGCAAGAGAGGGCATGAAGGTTGTGCTAGAGCGCATGCGCGAGGGCGGTCTCGTTGGCGTGCTCGAGGGCATGCGTCAAGACCGCGAAGCCATCCTTGCCGGACGCTCATTGTTGGCTCCTCTCGCCAAGCCGCCGAGTGATGACGAGTGA
- a CDS encoding Microtubule-nucleating Tub4p (gamma-tubulin) complex component, which translates to MASFNHERVGHALDELLQRIVPEDPNDDEEAAEERLQNAYDYSMQQLVAAGEPKAVPDVSHMASLLDSKIAGPARDPHKSARLHNLLGRLEAQPVLNEKWRMLYFLHELSDLPSADQHAASLDARSRSRGPTTPSKHPSSSAPAYDNPAFGDAFAKQGLPQYPAHEPSPKAPPPEDKAERRRERRVQESSKEKEKEKEREKDKEKEKEKDRDKEKDKDKDKDKEKEKEKDKEQAQEQEQAQEGILVDKAAMGPSETELLRDLPFTLQGLSSSKLVFPSSTALKLPANLPVPIIGLLHTLAEPAILYKGLAEFVESSQGDLIGQSFRSALGKELRAYLGLVATLEGQIRRALTQLGEGPVHQGVSKAGVTLKRCVIWTRDATMGLRLMSLMVEQSKKVKGGQLISLIHAFSLNHGDPYVMSFAERLLSDVTRPFYDMLRQWVYDGELSDPFGEFFVSEQSEDEIMDVNGNEGKGGATSVWEDKYKLNDKMVPTIVADDFARRVFLIGKTLNFIRYGCGDANWVDTYSKEASKELHYGDTANLERSIGDAYKTTMARLIELMGNKFKLFDHLQALKSYMLLGAGDFIAVLMESLSSNLDRPANTQYRHTLTAQLEHAVRNSNAQYDTSDVLRRLDSRMLELSHGEIGWDVFTLEYKIDAPVDVIVTPYGSKQYLKVFNFLWRVKRVEFALGSTWRRCMTGARGVLGTVDDEFGKDWKKARCAMAEMVHFVNQLQHYILFEVIESSWIELQKALKKPESTLDDMIDAHAKYLNNITRKGLLGSQSIDFTGQLHEVLKTMLAYKDVVDSLYSFSVAEFTRRQEAAAKIETRTAAGRWGLSERDSSRTSTPDPFAASRAASGQDAGSPFAAPLLTIGSGGPGAGEEDVLTALRQRLGHLTVDFQARICLLLGDLVHSPDGELKMLAVNINFNDVYKPERRRRKTEKKREREKETHGAAKASVAT; encoded by the exons ATGGCCTCGTTCAACCACGAACGCGTCGGGCACGCGTTGGACgagctgctgcagcgcaTCGTGCCGGAAGACCccaacgacgacgaggaagcGGCCGAGGAACGCCTCCAGAATGCGTACGACTATTCGATGCAGCAGCTGGTTGCGGCTGGTGAGCCCAAAGCCGTGCCAGACGTCAGCCACATGGCTAGCCTGCTGGACAGCAAGA TTGCTGGACCAGCCCGGGACCCGCACAAGAGCGCGCGCTTGCACAACCTCCTTGGACGCCTCGAAGCCCAGCCCGTGTTGAACGAGAAGTGGCGCATGCTGTACTTCCTCCACGAGCTCTCGGACCTGCCCTCTGCAGACCAGCACGCTGCCTCGCTCGACGCACGCAGCCGGTCGCGCGGCCCAACGACGCCCTCGAAGCACCCGTCGTCGTCTGCGCCAGCCTACGACAACCCAGCGTTCGGCGACGCCTTCGCAAAGCAGGGCCTGCCGCAGTACCCCGCTCACGAGCCCTCGCCCAAGGCGCCCCCACCCGAAGACAAGGCGGAGAGACGGAGGGAGCGACGCGTTCAGGAGAGCAgcaaagagaaagagaaagagaaagagagagagaaggacaaggagaaagagaaagagaaagacaGAGACAAAGAgaaagacaaagacaaagacaaagacaaagagaaagagaaagagaaagacaAAGAGCAAgcgcaagagcaagagcaagcgCAGGAGGGGATCCTCGTAGACAAGGCCGCCATGGGCCCGTCAGAGACCGAGCTCCTCCGCGATCTGCCCTTTACGCTCCAGGGTCTGTCTTCGTCGAAGCTCGTCTTCCCCTCCTCGACTGCACTCAAGCTCCCGGCCAATCTGCCCGTGCCCATCATTGGGCTGCTGCACACGCTCGCCGAGCCAGCCATCCTCTACAAAGGACTAGCAGAGTTTGTCGAGTCCAGCCAAGGAGATTTGATCGGGCAAAGCTTCCGCTCAGCGCTGGGCAAGGAGCTGCGCGCCTACCTCGGCCTGGTAGCGACACTGGAAGGCCAGATCAGAAGGGCACTTACACAACTGGGCGAAGGCCCTGTGCACCAAGGAGTCAGCAAGGCCGGCGTTACCCTGAAGCGCTGTGTCATATGGACACGAGACGCCACCATGGGTCTGCGGCTGATGAGCCTTATGGTGGAGCAGTCCAAGAAGGTAAAGGGCGGGCAGCTAATCTCCTTGATTCACGCCTTCTCGCTCAACCACGGCGATCCCTATGTCATGTCGTTTGCCGAGCGCCTTCTCTCCGATGTCACACGGCCCTTCTACGACATGCTGCGACAGTGGGTGTACGACGGCGAGCTGTCAGATCCCTTTGGCGAGTTCTTCGTGTCAGAACAGAGCGAGGACGAGATCATGGACGTCAATGGCAACGAGGGCAAAGGCGGTGCGACCAGTGTCTGGGAGGATAAGTACAAACTCAACGACAAGATGGTGCCTACGATCGTCGCAGACGATTTCGCCAGGAGGGTTTTTCTAATCGGAAAGACGCTCAACTTCATACGCTACGGCTGCGGCGATGCCAACTGGGTCGACACGTACTCGAAAGAAGCTTCAAAAGAGCTGCACTACGGTGACACGGCGAACCTCGAACGGTCGATTGGGGACGCATACAAGACCACCATGGCGCGTCTCATCGAGCTCATGGGCAACAAGTTCAAGCTGTTCGATCACCTGCAGGCGCTGAAGTCGTACATGCTGCTTGGCGCCGGCGACTTCATTGCTGTGCTGATGGAATCGTTGTCGTCGAATCTCGACCGGCCTGCCAACACGCAATATCGGCATACCCTCACAGCGCAACTCGAGCACGCTGTGCGCAACTCGAACGCGCAGTACGATACCTCGGACGTGCTCCGGCGACTCGACTCGCGCATGTTGGAGCTTTCGCACGGCGAGATTGGTTGGGATGTGTTCACGCTCGAGTACAAGATCGATGCGCCTGTCGACGTCATCGTCACGCCCTACGGCTCGAAACAGTACCTCAAGGTGTTCAACTTCTTGTGGCGCGTCAAGCGAGTTGAATTTGCTCTTGGCTCCACATGGCGTCGTTGCATGACCGGGGCTCGCGGCGTGCTTGGCACGGTCGACGACGAGTTCGGCAAAGACTGGAAAAAGGCACGATGCGCCATGGCTGAGATGGTTCACTTTGTCAATCAGCTGCAACACTACATTCTCTTCGAAGTGATTGAATCGTCGTGGATTGAACTGCAAAAGGCGCTGAAGAAGCCGGAGAGCACGTTGGACGACATGATTGATGCGCACGCCAAGTACTTGAACAACATTACACGAAAGGGGCTGTTGGGCAGTCAGAGTATCGACTTTACGGGGCAGCTCCACGAAGTCCTCAAGACGATGCTGGCGTACAAGGACGTGGTGGACAGCCTGTACTCGTTTTCGGTTGCCGAGTTCACGCGCCGACAGGAAGCTGCTGCCAAGATCGAGACTCGCACAGCAGCCGGGCGATGGGGTCTCTCCGAAAGGGACAGCTCGCGCACTTCGACGCCCGACCCGTTTGCAGCGTCACGCGCCGCTTCGGGTCAGGACGCAGGGTCGCCCTTTGCAGCGCCTCTGCTTACGATTGGGAGTGGTGGGCCCGGGGCAGGCGAAGAGGACGTTCTAACCGCGCTGCGACAACGTCTGGGGCACTTGACTGTGGACTTTCAGGCTAGGATCTGCCTGTTGCTGGGCGATCTTGTGCACTCGCCAGACGGAGAGCTCAAGATGCTGGCGGTGAACATCAACTTCAACGACGTGTACAAGCCAGAGCGTAGACGGAGGAAGACGGAGAAGAAGCGCGAACGGGAGAAGGAGACGCACGGTGCCGCCAAAGCCAGTGTTGCGACTTAG